One window of the Thamnophis elegans isolate rThaEle1 chromosome 6, rThaEle1.pri, whole genome shotgun sequence genome contains the following:
- the HIKESHI gene encoding protein Hikeshi, which yields MFGCLVAGRLVQTVAQQVAEDKFVFNLSDYEKINHVVVFMLGTVPFPEGMGGSVYFCYPDENGVAVWQLLGFVTNEKPSAIFKISGLKSGKGSQHPFGAMTIPQMPSVAQIGISVEVLELLAQQTPVASAAVSSVNSFTEFTQKMLDNFYNFASSFAVTQAQMTPNPSEAFIPANVVLKWYENFQRRLTQNPFFWKT from the exons ATGTTTGGTTGCTTGGTTGCGGGGAGGCTG GTTCAAACAGTGGCGCAGCAAGTAGCAGAGGACAAATTTGTGTTTAACTTGTCAGACTACGAGAAAATCAATCATGTGGTAGTCTTCATGCTGGGAACCGTGCCCTTTCCGGAGGGTATGGGCGGATCAGTCTACTTCTGCTACCCTGACGAGAATGGTGTGGCCGTGTGGCAGCTCCTTGGATTTGTCACGAATGAAAAACCAAGTGCCATCTTCAAAATTTCTGGTCTAAAATCTG GTAAAGGCAGCCAGCATCCGTTTGGAGCCATGACTATCCCCCAAATGCCTTCTGTGGCCCAGATTGGGATTTCTGTGGAGGTTCTGGAACTCTTGGCTCAACAGACTCCTGTAGCAAGTGCTGCTGTATCATCAGTCAATTCATTCACAGAG ttcactCAAAAGATGTTAGACAATTTTTATAACTTCGCGTCGTCCTTTGCTGTTACTCAGGCCCAAATGACTCCCAACCCATCAGAAGCTTTTATTCCTGCAAACGTAGTTCTGAAATG gTACGAGAATTTCCAAAGAAGACTAACTCAAAACCCTTTTTTTTGGAAAACATAA